The proteins below come from a single Caulobacter flavus genomic window:
- a CDS encoding hybrid sensor histidine kinase/response regulator: MNARDEAERHRLLINAVTDYALYLLDATGTVTTWNSGAALFKGYQAEEIVGRHFSVFYTEEDRAAGLPARALETAAREGRFEAEGWRVRKDGTRFWTHVVIDPVIEDGEVIGFAKVTRDVSARKARDAALYESEQRFQRLVQGVRDYALYMLDPVGNITNWNSGAEAIKRYKAGEVVGRNFSMFYTPEDRENGAPERALATAVREGKFEGEAVRVRKDGERFWAHVLIDPIHDEAGKLLGFAKVTRDITEKRRALEEIERTREALSQAQKMEAIGRLTGGVAHDFNNLLTVIRSSAEFLQRGEQDPRRQKYVDAIASASERAALLTSQLLAFARRQPLQPESFNIVERLEGLRQIIAASADASITLELGFDGPELWIKADPGQFDTAIINMVVNARDAMPSGGAIRIRASRAPGVPAVRGHAAAPGEFAAVAIADTGTGMSAETLAHIFEPFFTTKAVNRGTGLGLSQVYGFAKQSRGEVAVSSLEGAGSTFTLYLPMSARQEPATPSRQSVDVKTPPLRILLVEDNLEVGQFAATMLEEMGHAVTRVGDAQSALTALEKPSARFELVFTDVVMPGMSGVELAGQVRERWPKVRVILTSGYSHVLAEDGAHGFPLLKKPYTLESLMRILAQEAVAREGAALSAD; this comes from the coding sequence TTGAACGCACGCGATGAGGCCGAGCGTCATCGCCTGCTGATCAACGCCGTCACCGACTACGCGCTCTATCTTCTGGACGCGACCGGGACGGTGACGACCTGGAACAGCGGCGCGGCCCTTTTCAAGGGCTATCAGGCCGAAGAGATCGTCGGTCGGCACTTCTCGGTCTTCTACACCGAGGAGGACCGGGCCGCTGGATTGCCGGCCCGCGCCCTGGAGACGGCGGCGCGCGAAGGACGCTTCGAGGCCGAGGGCTGGCGCGTGCGCAAGGACGGCACGCGGTTTTGGACGCACGTTGTCATCGACCCGGTCATCGAGGATGGCGAAGTGATCGGCTTCGCCAAGGTCACCCGCGACGTCTCGGCCCGCAAGGCGCGCGACGCGGCGCTCTATGAGAGCGAGCAGCGCTTCCAGAGACTGGTGCAGGGCGTTCGCGATTACGCGCTCTACATGCTCGACCCGGTGGGCAACATCACCAACTGGAACAGCGGCGCCGAAGCCATCAAGCGCTACAAGGCCGGCGAGGTGGTGGGCCGCAATTTCTCGATGTTCTATACGCCAGAGGATCGCGAAAACGGTGCGCCCGAACGCGCCCTGGCCACGGCGGTGCGCGAGGGCAAGTTCGAGGGCGAGGCCGTGCGGGTGCGCAAGGACGGCGAGCGCTTCTGGGCCCATGTGCTGATCGATCCGATCCACGACGAGGCGGGCAAGCTCCTGGGCTTTGCCAAGGTCACGCGCGACATCACCGAAAAGCGCCGGGCCCTTGAGGAGATCGAACGCACGCGCGAAGCCCTGTCCCAGGCTCAGAAGATGGAAGCGATCGGCCGCCTGACCGGCGGGGTGGCGCACGACTTCAACAACCTGCTGACGGTCATCCGCTCCTCGGCGGAGTTCCTCCAGCGGGGCGAGCAAGATCCCCGGCGCCAGAAATATGTCGACGCCATCGCCTCGGCGTCGGAGCGCGCGGCTCTGCTGACCAGCCAGCTTCTCGCGTTCGCGCGACGCCAGCCCCTGCAGCCGGAGAGCTTCAACATCGTCGAGCGGCTGGAAGGCCTGCGCCAGATCATCGCCGCCTCGGCTGACGCCTCGATCACTCTCGAGCTCGGCTTTGACGGGCCCGAACTTTGGATCAAGGCCGATCCTGGGCAGTTCGACACGGCGATCATCAACATGGTGGTCAACGCCCGCGACGCCATGCCCAGCGGGGGGGCGATCCGCATTCGCGCCAGCCGGGCCCCGGGCGTGCCGGCCGTTCGCGGCCATGCCGCGGCCCCGGGTGAGTTCGCGGCCGTCGCCATCGCCGACACCGGCACGGGCATGTCAGCCGAGACCCTGGCGCACATCTTCGAGCCGTTCTTCACCACCAAAGCTGTCAATCGGGGCACAGGCCTGGGGCTGAGCCAAGTCTACGGTTTCGCCAAGCAGTCGCGCGGCGAGGTCGCCGTCTCCAGCCTCGAAGGGGCCGGCTCCACCTTCACCCTCTACCTGCCTATGTCGGCGCGCCAGGAGCCCGCGACGCCCTCGCGCCAATCCGTCGACGTCAAGACCCCGCCGCTACGGATCCTGCTGGTCGAGGACAATCTGGAGGTCGGCCAGTTCGCGGCCACGATGCTAGAGGAGATGGGCCACGCCGTCACCCGCGTCGGCGACGCGCAAAGCGCGCTGACGGCCCTGGAAAAGCCGTCCGCGCGTTTCGAGCTGGTGTTCACCGATGTCGTGATGCCCGGCATGAGCGGCGTGGAGCTGGCTGGCCAGGTGCGCGAGCGCTGGCCAAAGGTCAGGGTCATCCTGACCAGCGGCTATAGCCATGTCCTGGCCGAAGACGGCGCTCACGGCTTCCCGCTCCTCAAGAAGCCCTACACCCTGGAGAGCCTGATGCGCATCCTGGCGCAAGAGGCGGTCGCCCGCGAGGGCGCGGCTCTTTCCGCGGACTAG
- a CDS encoding ImuA family protein, giving the protein MSLARTPAALDALRRQVRLIETADAAARTVLPFGVPQIDERLPGGGLAIGALHEVAGGADGALHAATPARFAAGILARAPGPVLWCLRQRDLFAPALAQVGLPPARVIFAEAGDEAGVLACMEEGLRWPGLAGVVGEVGKLSMTASRRLQLAAEKSGQMAIAIRRWRRVADAADLGQPTAAATRWRVSALPSSPLPTAGVGRPRWFLELFRCRAGEAFDLEIEACDAKGHLRLPAPLADRPAASRPGQGRAAA; this is encoded by the coding sequence ATGTCCCTTGCCCGCACCCCCGCCGCGCTCGACGCGCTCCGCCGCCAGGTCCGCCTGATCGAGACCGCCGACGCGGCCGCGCGAACGGTGCTGCCGTTCGGCGTGCCGCAGATCGACGAGCGCCTGCCTGGCGGCGGCCTGGCGATCGGCGCCCTGCACGAGGTGGCCGGCGGCGCGGACGGCGCCTTGCATGCCGCCACCCCCGCCCGCTTCGCGGCCGGCATCCTGGCCCGCGCCCCGGGGCCGGTGCTCTGGTGTCTGCGCCAGCGGGACCTGTTCGCCCCGGCCCTGGCCCAGGTGGGCCTGCCCCCGGCCCGTGTGATCTTCGCCGAGGCCGGCGACGAGGCCGGGGTCCTGGCCTGCATGGAGGAAGGCCTGCGCTGGCCGGGCCTGGCGGGCGTCGTCGGCGAGGTCGGCAAGCTGTCGATGACCGCCTCGCGGCGGCTTCAGCTGGCGGCCGAGAAGAGCGGCCAGATGGCCATCGCCATCCGAAGATGGCGCAGGGTGGCCGACGCCGCCGACCTTGGCCAGCCGACCGCGGCGGCCACGCGCTGGCGGGTCTCGGCCCTGCCCTCCTCGCCCCTTCCCACCGCCGGCGTGGGACGGCCGCGCTGGTTCCTTGAGCTCTTCCGTTGCCGCGCCGGCGAAGCCTTCGACCTTGAGATAGAAGCCTGTGACGCCAAGGGTCATCTCCGTCTTCCTGCCCCGCTGGCCGACCGACCGGCTGCGTCGCGGCCAGGGCAAGGCCGCGCCGCCGCCTGA
- a CDS encoding ATP-binding protein encodes MLLHFTFSPIQGEDGGVAGIFNAVVETTERVLSERRLRTLSRMGERANAALSIEQACGWIADILASNTADVPFALIYVRDGDTARLVAATGLAPGGVGAPLSVSLEADEAWPLAAALASAAAVASPPPAELDLQNAAWPEPVVEALTLPILIAGETAPSAFLVAGANPRRRLDADYRAFFDLAAGHVANALASARAYEQERQRAEALAAIDQAKTAFFSNVSHEFRTPLTLMLGPLEDALAPGETLEAVQRERLEAAHRNALRLLRLVNTLLDFSRIEAGRMKASYKPTDLAALTTDLASAFGSAAEKAGLVLNVSANPLSRPVFVDHEMWEKIVLNLVSNAFKFTLSGRIDVSLEEAGEVAVLVVRDTGVGIAQSELPKLFDRFHQVDGSQGRSFEGTGIGLALVKELVTQHGGWIAVDSREGEGTTFTVTVPFGPGQLPAEQVQASPVQKNPSGRARAFVEEALRWLPDAASNEGRDGATAAKSVTAKVLLADDNADLRAYIGRILAEQGYAVSTAADGEEALAALADERPNLVLTDVMMPRLDGFGLLAAIRRDQALRDLPVIMLSARAGEEAKVEGLDAGADDYLVKPFSAR; translated from the coding sequence GTGCTACTACACTTCACCTTCAGCCCGATCCAGGGCGAAGACGGCGGCGTCGCCGGCATCTTCAACGCCGTTGTCGAAACCACTGAGCGCGTGCTGTCGGAGCGTCGGTTGCGGACCCTCAGCCGCATGGGCGAGCGGGCCAACGCGGCCTTGTCGATCGAACAAGCCTGCGGCTGGATCGCCGATATCCTGGCTTCGAACACCGCTGACGTGCCGTTCGCCCTGATCTATGTGCGCGACGGCGACACGGCCCGGCTCGTCGCGGCCACCGGTCTTGCGCCAGGGGGCGTGGGCGCTCCGCTCAGTGTGAGCTTGGAGGCGGACGAGGCTTGGCCGCTAGCCGCGGCCCTAGCCAGTGCTGCAGCTGTCGCCAGCCCGCCGCCAGCGGAGCTCGACCTGCAGAACGCGGCGTGGCCCGAGCCGGTGGTCGAGGCGCTGACCTTGCCGATCCTCATCGCCGGGGAGACCGCGCCAAGCGCCTTCCTGGTCGCCGGCGCCAACCCGCGACGGCGCCTGGACGCCGACTACCGGGCGTTCTTCGACCTGGCGGCCGGGCACGTGGCCAACGCGCTCGCCAGTGCGCGCGCCTATGAGCAGGAGCGCCAGCGCGCCGAAGCCCTGGCCGCGATCGACCAGGCCAAGACGGCGTTCTTCTCCAATGTCAGCCACGAGTTCCGCACCCCCCTGACCCTGATGCTGGGACCGCTGGAAGACGCCTTGGCGCCGGGGGAGACGCTGGAGGCCGTTCAGCGCGAGCGGCTGGAGGCGGCCCATCGCAACGCCTTGCGGCTGCTGCGCCTGGTCAACACGCTGCTGGATTTCTCGCGCATCGAGGCCGGCCGTATGAAGGCCAGCTACAAGCCTACCGATCTGGCCGCCCTGACGACGGACCTGGCGTCGGCTTTTGGCTCGGCGGCCGAAAAGGCCGGCTTGGTGTTGAACGTCTCGGCCAATCCGCTCTCACGCCCCGTCTTCGTCGATCACGAGATGTGGGAGAAGATCGTCCTCAATCTCGTCTCCAACGCGTTCAAGTTCACGCTCTCCGGCCGCATCGACGTCAGTCTTGAAGAAGCGGGCGAGGTCGCCGTGCTCGTCGTTCGCGACACTGGCGTGGGCATTGCGCAGAGCGAGCTGCCCAAGCTCTTTGATCGTTTCCACCAGGTGGACGGGAGCCAAGGGCGCAGCTTCGAGGGCACGGGGATTGGTCTGGCGCTGGTCAAGGAATTAGTGACCCAGCACGGGGGCTGGATCGCCGTCGACAGCCGCGAAGGCGAGGGGACGACGTTCACCGTCACCGTGCCGTTCGGCCCCGGCCAGCTGCCCGCCGAACAGGTGCAGGCCAGCCCCGTGCAGAAGAACCCATCGGGGCGGGCCAGGGCCTTCGTCGAAGAAGCGCTGCGCTGGCTTCCCGACGCCGCCAGCAACGAGGGACGCGACGGGGCTACCGCCGCCAAGAGCGTGACGGCCAAGGTGCTCCTGGCTGACGACAACGCCGACCTGCGCGCCTATATCGGCCGAATCCTGGCCGAGCAGGGCTATGCGGTCAGCACGGCGGCTGACGGCGAAGAGGCCCTGGCCGCCCTCGCCGATGAGCGACCCAATCTGGTGCTGACCGACGTCATGATGCCCAGGCTCGACGGCTTTGGCCTGCTGGCCGCCATTCGCCGCGATCAGGCCTTGCGCGACCTGCCGGTGATCATGCTGTCGGCGCGGGCGGGCGAGGAGGCCAAGGTCGAGGGGCTCGACGCCGGCGCCGACGACTACCTGGTCAAGCCCTTCTCAGCGCGGTAA
- a CDS encoding DUF6766 family protein codes for MLKILKSNGLTLALAALFLASLVGHWLTGWRVELEDLQRHGQSPIGPLAYLTDPAFISTVFENWESEFLQMSVYVVLTAYLVQRGSSESKDPDAPTRDVLPSNDPKAPVLARKTGPLAWAYAHSLGLALALLFVASFVLHWTSSAKAATQEALEHGGAAKSTLAYLADPQLWFESFQNWQSEFLSTAVLVVLSIYLRQKNSPESKPVAAPNAQTGA; via the coding sequence ATGCTCAAGATCTTGAAATCGAACGGTCTCACCCTGGCCTTGGCGGCGTTGTTCCTGGCGAGCCTGGTCGGACATTGGCTGACCGGCTGGCGCGTCGAGCTGGAGGACTTGCAGCGGCACGGCCAGTCGCCGATCGGCCCATTGGCCTATCTTACCGACCCGGCCTTCATCTCGACCGTGTTCGAGAACTGGGAGAGCGAGTTCCTGCAGATGTCGGTCTATGTCGTGCTGACCGCCTATCTGGTCCAGCGCGGCTCCTCCGAATCCAAGGACCCCGACGCCCCGACGCGCGACGTCTTGCCGAGCAACGATCCCAAGGCGCCGGTCCTGGCGCGGAAAACAGGTCCGCTCGCCTGGGCCTACGCCCATTCCCTGGGACTTGCCCTGGCCTTGCTGTTCGTCGCCTCCTTCGTCCTTCACTGGACGTCTAGCGCCAAGGCGGCGACGCAGGAGGCGCTGGAACACGGGGGCGCGGCCAAGTCGACCCTGGCCTACCTCGCCGATCCGCAACTGTGGTTCGAGTCGTTCCAGAACTGGCAGAGCGAGTTTCTGTCCACGGCCGTTCTGGTCGTCCTGTCGATCTATCTGCGCCAGAAGAACTCCCCGGAGTCCAAGCCGGTAGCCGCGCCCAACGCCCAGACCGGCGCCTGA
- a CDS encoding SOS response-associated peptidase family protein: MTEVAPILRHVGDQAVVSMTKWGWPGNKGPVFNYVSEDRDFSKSDRVLIPTDGFYEFTAPQPGQKRKTRWKFTVPGEPVFWIAGIVKQDAFTMLTTAPGPDIAPYHDRQVVVLPAQRGREWLDLSRPAAEILTALPAGGLCVERDFPPPEPPGLFS, translated from the coding sequence ATGACCGAGGTCGCCCCAATCCTGCGCCATGTCGGCGATCAGGCCGTGGTGTCGATGACCAAGTGGGGCTGGCCTGGAAATAAAGGTCCGGTTTTCAACTATGTCAGCGAGGACCGTGATTTCTCCAAGTCCGACCGCGTGCTGATCCCCACCGATGGCTTCTACGAGTTTACCGCGCCGCAGCCGGGCCAAAAGCGCAAGACCCGCTGGAAGTTCACCGTGCCGGGCGAGCCGGTGTTCTGGATCGCCGGCATCGTCAAGCAAGACGCCTTCACCATGCTGACCACAGCGCCAGGCCCCGACATCGCCCCCTATCACGACCGCCAGGTGGTGGTCCTGCCGGCTCAGCGCGGCCGCGAGTGGCTAGACCTCTCGCGCCCGGCCGCGGAGATCCTGACGGCGCTGCCGGCCGGCGGGCTTTGCGTCGAGCGCGACTTTCCTCCGCCCGAGCCGCCGGGCCTCTTCAGCTGA
- a CDS encoding DksA/TraR family C4-type zinc finger protein, translated as MAGGWTHDGGVLDQIEDTVIDGVLHARARLPSGESALFCVECGEDIPQARRLALPGCRTCIDCQAGRDKQVVIGGINRRGSKDSQLR; from the coding sequence ATGGCCGGTGGCTGGACTCATGACGGAGGCGTTCTCGACCAGATCGAGGACACGGTGATCGACGGCGTCCTGCATGCCCGCGCGCGCCTGCCAAGCGGCGAGAGCGCGCTCTTCTGCGTCGAATGCGGCGAGGACATCCCCCAGGCGCGACGCCTCGCCCTACCCGGCTGTCGCACCTGCATCGACTGCCAGGCCGGCCGCGACAAGCAGGTGGTGATCGGCGGCATTAATCGGCGCGGCAGCAAGGATAGCCAGCTGCGCTGA
- a CDS encoding IS110 family transposase, whose protein sequence is MVTPVRIGMDTAKSVFQLHGVDENEVVVLRRQLRRADMIRYFENLPPALVAIESCGSSHHWARLLESFGHEVKLIPPQYVKPYVKRGKNDAADAEALCEAVTRPTMRFVPVKSKDRQAACMLMTVRERLVMVKSQLSNAFRSYAAEFGIVGPSGRQNVSGLIARVLEDDTLPELARELFQFQAKEYAAVEARLAEIDAKLMKWHRADELSRRIATIPGVGPIGSTLLSMKAPPAQTFGSGRDFAAWLGLTPRDHSTGGRSRLGGITKAGDPSIRSTLIVGATALLRHVRLGHTKPSPWLARLMERKPPKLVAVALANKFARIAWRLMVSGGVYIRPAALNPT, encoded by the coding sequence ATGGTCACACCAGTGCGTATCGGCATGGACACGGCTAAGTCCGTGTTCCAGCTCCACGGAGTGGATGAGAACGAGGTTGTAGTTCTTCGTCGCCAGCTCCGGCGCGCCGACATGATCCGCTATTTCGAGAACCTTCCGCCGGCCCTTGTCGCGATCGAGTCCTGCGGTAGTTCCCACCATTGGGCGCGGCTCCTGGAGTCGTTCGGCCACGAGGTGAAGCTGATCCCGCCGCAGTACGTGAAGCCGTACGTAAAGCGCGGGAAGAACGACGCGGCCGACGCCGAAGCGCTCTGCGAGGCCGTCACCAGGCCGACCATGCGTTTCGTGCCTGTGAAGTCCAAGGACCGTCAGGCGGCCTGCATGTTGATGACGGTGCGCGAGCGGCTCGTCATGGTGAAGTCGCAGCTCAGCAACGCTTTTCGGAGTTATGCGGCGGAGTTCGGGATTGTGGGCCCGTCCGGCCGGCAGAACGTCAGTGGCCTGATCGCGCGCGTCCTCGAAGATGACACGCTGCCGGAGCTGGCGCGCGAGCTCTTCCAGTTTCAAGCCAAGGAGTACGCCGCGGTAGAGGCGCGCCTGGCGGAGATCGACGCGAAGCTGATGAAGTGGCACCGCGCCGACGAGCTGAGCCGGCGCATCGCCACCATTCCCGGCGTCGGCCCTATCGGCTCAACGTTGCTGAGCATGAAGGCGCCGCCGGCGCAGACCTTCGGCTCCGGGCGCGACTTCGCCGCCTGGCTGGGGCTCACGCCGCGAGACCATTCGACAGGCGGTCGATCAAGACTCGGCGGGATCACCAAGGCTGGAGATCCATCGATCCGGTCAACGCTGATCGTCGGGGCCACAGCGCTGCTGCGCCATGTGCGCCTCGGGCATACAAAGCCATCGCCCTGGCTGGCCAGGCTCATGGAGCGGAAGCCGCCCAAGCTGGTCGCGGTCGCATTGGCCAACAAGTTCGCCAGGATTGCTTGGCGGCTGATGGTGTCGGGCGGAGTCTACATCCGGCCCGCAGCACTGAACCCGACCTGA
- a CDS encoding YbhB/YbcL family Raf kinase inhibitor-like protein, whose amino-acid sequence MLEKIPHGVGRALRGVRAGFEKVASEDRAFAGLADTIALTSDAFDDGGALPPRFTADGEGLSPPLSWTNLPPGAAAAALLVEDPDAPALEPLVHLLAWDLPADLIALPEGQLRSPGHDGLDESLGKNSFLQAGWLPPDPPTGHGPHLYVFQLFALDRKLAFEAPPSRGRFLKAIEGHVLAKGMLVATHERP is encoded by the coding sequence ATGCTCGAGAAGATTCCCCACGGCGTCGGCCGCGCGCTGCGCGGAGTGCGGGCCGGTTTCGAGAAGGTGGCCAGCGAAGATCGCGCCTTCGCCGGCCTCGCCGACACCATCGCCCTGACCAGCGACGCCTTCGACGATGGCGGCGCCTTGCCGCCGCGGTTCACGGCCGATGGGGAGGGCCTTTCGCCGCCCCTGAGCTGGACCAACCTGCCGCCCGGAGCCGCCGCGGCGGCCCTGCTGGTCGAGGACCCGGACGCCCCGGCGCTTGAGCCCTTGGTGCACCTGCTGGCCTGGGACCTGCCGGCCGACCTCATCGCCTTGCCCGAAGGCCAGCTGCGCAGCCCCGGGCATGATGGGCTCGACGAGTCGCTTGGCAAAAACAGCTTCCTGCAAGCTGGCTGGCTGCCGCCCGACCCGCCCACCGGCCACGGACCGCATCTCTATGTCTTCCAGCTCTTCGCCCTGGACCGGAAGCTAGCGTTCGAGGCGCCGCCGAGCCGGGGGCGCTTTCTGAAGGCTATCGAGGGCCACGTGCTGGCCAAGGGCATGCTGGTGGCCACCCACGAGCGGCCGTAG
- a CDS encoding DUF6504 family protein yields the protein MTPRVISVFLPRWPTDRLRRGQGKAAPPPETPVVMVGRVGRRRAIAHLNFAAAQAGLRIGQAVAHATALVPGLLLHDLDVDGDQAALHRLALWAQKLYSPTVAPDGADGLVIDATGCAHLFGGEEKMAIAIRERLSKVGLTATVAIADSWGGAHALARFSRRAIFVATPGTTGREISLLPAAALRLPADLVEGLGRLGFDTIGELEATPKGPLVHRLGAEPVLRLDQAFGRKAEPIEPVMAAETLHVRKIFAEPIGAPETMARYLTQLTQALCAVLEEAGLGAKRLDAWFHRVDNRIEMARIGLASPSRNAKRLAKLLCEKLETVDPGFGVEKIVLAAPGAERLVYKQAKALEADQAVDLSGLIDTLSNRLGPEHVYRLASAESDLPERSVRLAPPLDAPESFSWPADWPRPTRFFPRPEPIDTVALLPDAPPAAFTWRGTRHRVRCADGPERVFGEWWKADAELARSRDYFQVEDDSGERFWIFRDGDGEDAQTGTQRWFMAGVFG from the coding sequence GTGACGCCAAGGGTCATCTCCGTCTTCCTGCCCCGCTGGCCGACCGACCGGCTGCGTCGCGGCCAGGGCAAGGCCGCGCCGCCGCCTGAGACGCCGGTGGTCATGGTCGGCCGCGTCGGGCGTCGGCGCGCGATCGCGCATCTCAACTTCGCCGCCGCCCAGGCGGGGCTGCGCATCGGCCAAGCGGTCGCCCACGCCACGGCCCTGGTCCCCGGCCTGCTGCTTCACGACCTGGACGTCGATGGAGATCAAGCCGCCCTGCACCGCCTGGCGCTGTGGGCCCAGAAGCTCTACTCGCCCACCGTCGCACCGGACGGCGCCGACGGCCTGGTGATCGACGCCACCGGCTGCGCCCATCTCTTCGGCGGCGAGGAAAAGATGGCCATCGCCATCCGTGAGCGCCTCTCCAAGGTCGGCCTGACCGCCACCGTCGCCATCGCCGACAGCTGGGGCGGCGCCCACGCCCTGGCCCGGTTCAGTCGGCGAGCGATCTTCGTAGCCACGCCCGGGACCACGGGCCGCGAAATCAGCCTGCTGCCCGCCGCGGCATTGCGCCTTCCCGCCGATCTCGTCGAAGGGCTCGGACGGCTGGGTTTTGACACTATCGGCGAGCTGGAGGCCACGCCCAAGGGCCCGCTGGTCCATCGCCTGGGCGCCGAGCCGGTCCTGCGCCTGGATCAGGCCTTCGGGCGCAAGGCCGAGCCGATCGAGCCGGTCATGGCGGCGGAGACCCTGCATGTGCGCAAGATCTTCGCCGAGCCGATAGGCGCACCCGAGACCATGGCCCGCTATCTGACGCAGCTGACCCAGGCGCTGTGCGCCGTCCTGGAGGAAGCCGGCCTGGGCGCCAAGCGCCTGGACGCCTGGTTCCACCGTGTCGACAACCGCATCGAGATGGCGCGCATTGGTTTGGCTTCGCCGTCGCGGAACGCCAAGCGGCTGGCCAAGCTGCTGTGCGAGAAGCTGGAGACCGTCGATCCGGGCTTTGGCGTCGAGAAGATCGTGCTGGCCGCGCCTGGCGCCGAGCGGCTGGTCTACAAGCAGGCCAAGGCGCTGGAGGCCGACCAGGCCGTCGACCTCTCCGGCCTGATCGACACCCTCTCCAACCGCTTGGGACCCGAGCACGTCTACCGCCTGGCCAGCGCCGAGAGCGACCTGCCCGAGCGATCGGTGCGCCTGGCCCCGCCCCTGGACGCGCCGGAAAGCTTTTCCTGGCCCGCCGACTGGCCGCGGCCGACCCGGTTCTTCCCGCGGCCGGAGCCGATCGACACCGTGGCCCTGCTGCCCGACGCCCCGCCTGCCGCCTTTACCTGGCGCGGAACCCGCCATCGCGTGCGCTGCGCCGACGGTCCTGAGCGGGTGTTCGGCGAATGGTGGAAGGCCGACGCCGAACTGGCCCGCAGCCGCGACTATTTCCAGGTCGAGGACGACAGCGGCGAGCGGTTCTGGATCTTCCGCGACGGCGACGGCGAGGACGCGCAGACCGGAACCCAACGCTGGTTCATGGCGGGGGTCTTTGGATGA